A single region of the Raphanus sativus cultivar WK10039 chromosome 1, ASM80110v3, whole genome shotgun sequence genome encodes:
- the LOC108832755 gene encoding nuclear transcription factor Y subunit C-9-like, which produces MDQQEHGQSGAMNYGANPYQSNPMTTNVAGSSGPAAPQGQLAFHQIHQQQQQQQLTQQLQVFWENQFKEIEKTTDFKNHSLPLARIKKIMKADEDVRMISAEAPVVFARACEMFILELTLRSWNHTEENKRRTLQKNDIAAAVTRTDIFDFLVDIVPREDLRDEVLGRGTVPEAAAAGYPYGYLPPGTGPIGNPGMVMGNPGGAYPPNPYIGQPMWQQQGPDQPDPEN; this is translated from the coding sequence ATGGATCAACAAGAGCATGGACAGTCCGGAGCCATGAACTACGGCGCAAACCCATACCAAAGCAATCCCATGACCACCAATGTAGCCGGAAGCTCGGGGCCAGCAGCACCACAAGGTCAGCTAGCCTTCCACCAGATCCAtcaacagcagcagcaacaacagcTAACTCAGCAGCTTCAAGTCTTCTGGGAGAACCAATTCAAAGAGATTGAGAAAACAACCGATTTCAAGAACCACAGCCTTCCCCTTGCGAGGATCAAGAAGATCATGAAAGCGGACGAGGACGTCCGCATGATCTCTGCCGAGGCTCCCGTTGTGTTTGCTAGAGCCTGCGAGATGTTCATCTTGGAGCTGACGCTGAGGTCGTGGAACCACACCGAGGAGAACAAGAGGAGGACGCTGCAGAAGAATGATATAGCAGCTGCTGTGACTAGAACCGATATTTTTGATTTCCTTGTGGACATTGTTCCTCGAGAGGATCTCAGGGATGAGGTCTTGGGAAGGGGGACTGTCCCTGAGGCTGCTGCTGCTGGCTACCCTTATGGATACTTGCCTCCAGGAACTGGACCGATAGGGAACCCGGGAATGGTTATGGGCAACCCCGGTGGTGCATACCCACCTAACCCGTATATTGGTCAGCCCATGTGGCAGCAACAGGGACCTGACCAACCTGACCCGGAGAATTAG